The genomic region ACGGAACCGGCGGCGTCGGGACAATCGAACACGCCGAACACGCTTTCGCGCTCCAGGCGCACGCGGGTCATGTAGACCATCCGCCGCCAATCTTCGGGGCCATACGTCTGCTTCGCGAAGTAATGCCGCACGTTTTCCAGCTCGATCTCAAAGGCGCTAAAGCCTGGGCCGTACATGCGGCCGTCGAGCGCGCCGGTCACGGCAAGGATCGCGTCGCGAATCGGTTCAGCCTCCAAACGTCGCGGCGGAAATCGCCATAACCATGCCGTCGCAGCGTCTACGGCCAACGCCTCCGCGCGCGGGCGGCTACTCTGTTGATACGTGGCCGATTGCAGGATCAATCGATGCACATGCTTGAGCGACCAACCATGGGAGGTCAACTCTTGCGCGAGCCAATCAAGCAACTCCGGATGCGTCGGCCGCGCACCGGAAAGTCCAAAGTCGTTCGGCGTGCTGACGATTCCGTTTCCAAAGTGATATTGCCACAGCCGGTTGACCATCACTCGCGCCGTGAGCGGGTTATCAGGCGAGGCAATCCACCGCGCAAGCGCCACGCGGCGTTCCTGTTCGGGCGTGTCGCCAGTGATTGCTAACGAACCGAGCGATGCAATCGTGTTCGGCGCGACTTCTTCGCGTGGCTCACGCGGTTCGCCGCGGAACAGCCGGTGCGTCGCCGCCGGTTGCTCAAAAGTGCCGGCGTAAAGGAGCGCTTCCGAGCTCAGTTCCGACTTGCGTCGTTCGCATTCAGCCAACGCTTCGAGAGCTGCGCGGCCACGTGCAGCGTCTTCAGCTTCAAAGCGGTTGACGTCGTACTCCGGCTTCGTCGGCGCGCCGTCGTAGGGCGCCCGATCCGCCGAGGACGCGACGAGCGTCCACGCGTCGGGCTCGGTCGCGACCTCGATACGATATTTGGTCGCCAAGCGATCCGCGAAATGCCCTTCGCGGTCACGAGCCCAAGCGACGCGATCGATTGGGAATGTTTGCGTCAGTTCAATCTGCACCCAGCCGGCGCCCGCTTCACAGGAGATCCAGCTATGGCTGTTCCCATAGTGACCGTCATTGATGTGTTCCAGCTTGTGAATTGGATTGCCGGCGAGGGCGCTGGAACAGGTCGCCTTCGCTCCAAAACTCGCGAGCGCCAAGTTCATCGAAGCACCATAGACCTCCAACTCGTCCAGGCACGGTTCCGAGGAATTCGTTTCCAGAATTGTGAACCGAACGAACCTCGCCTCGACCGGCTCGAAACGTTCTTCGTTCCCGCGCGGATTGACGCTTTCCCGTCGGACGCTACTAACCTTCAAGAACGGCACGAGCTCCGCGCGCAGGCTTTCCACTCGCTCATCAAGCTCGGCGATCTCGCGCTGCGTCGCTTCGCTAAGCGGCATCTCGCGATCGCCATGTTGCACGCCGGCGAAGATGGCTTGCAGGGCGTAGTAGTCGCTTTGGAGGATCGGATCGAACTTGTGGTTGTGACACCTCGCACAAGCCGCCGTCAGCCCGAGGAATGCCGCGCCGGTGGTCCCGATCATGTCATCCAGTTCATTCTGTCGCTGCATGAGCGTCAGGTTGATGTCCGGGCTTTTCACTAGGTCATACGGCCCGGCGACGAGATATCCGGTCGCCTCCGGCGCGCCGAGCGCGTCCCCCGCTATTTGCTCCTGCAGGAACTGGTCATACGGCTTGTCTTCGTTGAGCGCTCGAATCACGTAATCACGAAACGGCCATGCATTTGGGCGTTCGCGATTTGTTTCAAAGCCATTTGTCTCCGAGAAACGCACCAGGTCGAGCCAATAGCTCGCCCAGCGTTCCCCATAACGTGGATCGTTCAACAAGCGCTCGATCAACGTCTCCGTCGCGTTCCCCGCAGCGTCCGCCGCGAAAACCTGGACTTCTTCTGGCGTCGGCGGAACGCCGAGCATGTCGAGATACATGCGACGGATCAGCTCCGCGCGCGTCGCCGGCGAATTCGGCGCGAGTCCATGCTCCTTGAGTCCTTGTAAGATGAATGCGTCGAGCGCATTCGATTCCCAATTCTCGTCGACTGGCGAAGGCAAAGTTTTCAAGAGCGGGTCAAAGGACCAATGCTCCGGCCGCGCGATCGGCGTTCCACTGCCAGGCGAATCTTCAGGCATCTTCGCTCCGCCATCAATCCATTCGCGGAGCAGTTGAATCTCCTCCGTGGTAAGACGTTCCGATTCATCAGGCGGCATCGCTATGCCGGCCTGACGGCCGCTGACAAGCTGAATGAGATGACTTTTCTCGGCATTCCCAGGCAGCACGGCGGGCTCGCCGGAATCTCCGCCGGTTAAGAGCGCGGCCCGACGATCCAAGCGAAAGTGACTTTCCTGCACGTCGTCGCCATGACAGCCGAGGCATTTCGCCGTCAAGAGCGGCCGCACCTTTACTTCGTAGTCCACGTCCCCGGCGACGGCCGCAATTGAGGTGCAGCACGCAGCGATGAATTGCGCAACGACGAATAGTCGCAACCAGTGCATCGGATCACGACCTTGAAAGAGATGTAGTGCGTTGCTCGGCCAGGAAGGCAGACCGCTAGGCGGCGCTTTCAAGTT from Planctomycetia bacterium harbors:
- a CDS encoding DUF1553 domain-containing protein encodes the protein MHWLRLFVVAQFIAACCTSIAAVAGDVDYEVKVRPLLTAKCLGCHGDDVQESHFRLDRRAALLTGGDSGEPAVLPGNAEKSHLIQLVSGRQAGIAMPPDESERLTTEEIQLLREWIDGGAKMPEDSPGSGTPIARPEHWSFDPLLKTLPSPVDENWESNALDAFILQGLKEHGLAPNSPATRAELIRRMYLDMLGVPPTPEEVQVFAADAAGNATETLIERLLNDPRYGERWASYWLDLVRFSETNGFETNRERPNAWPFRDYVIRALNEDKPYDQFLQEQIAGDALGAPEATGYLVAGPYDLVKSPDINLTLMQRQNELDDMIGTTGAAFLGLTAACARCHNHKFDPILQSDYYALQAIFAGVQHGDREMPLSEATQREIAELDERVESLRAELVPFLKVSSVRRESVNPRGNEERFEPVEARFVRFTILETNSSEPCLDELEVYGASMNLALASFGAKATCSSALAGNPIHKLEHINDGHYGNSHSWISCEAGAGWVQIELTQTFPIDRVAWARDREGHFADRLATKYRIEVATEPDAWTLVASSADRAPYDGAPTKPEYDVNRFEAEDAARGRAALEALAECERRKSELSSEALLYAGTFEQPAATHRLFRGEPREPREEVAPNTIASLGSLAITGDTPEQERRVALARWIASPDNPLTARVMVNRLWQYHFGNGIVSTPNDFGLSGARPTHPELLDWLAQELTSHGWSLKHVHRLILQSATYQQSSRPRAEALAVDAATAWLWRFPPRRLEAEPIRDAILAVTGALDGRMYGPGFSAFEIELENVRHYFAKQTYGPEDWRRMVYMTRVRLERESVFGVFDCPDAAGSVPRRGRSTTPLQALNLFNSAFMLQQAHMLAERLQSECSDDASDQVARAYWLCFGRAPELDEQAAAREFIQTEGLPAFCRAMLNSNELVFLQ